One Pseudodesulfovibrio cashew DNA window includes the following coding sequences:
- a CDS encoding TetR/AcrR family transcriptional regulator: MKEYSEKETRILDTAADLFAKQPFHKVLLSDVARAASVGKGTLYLYFKSKEDLYFAVLFRGFDVLVDRLQKILSDKAMPPDEQLTAVVRDLAEHIYGKATNVELLGVVMTCPTTDEWSQKRRELWALIEEIIRRGVAQGVFEDATPALTAKYIPGLIRSVCLFKPEGVDIKTICNHACDFVLRGLKKA; this comes from the coding sequence ATGAAAGAGTACTCCGAGAAAGAAACGCGAATTTTGGATACTGCGGCCGATCTTTTTGCCAAGCAGCCCTTTCACAAGGTGCTTCTGAGTGACGTGGCCAGGGCCGCTTCCGTGGGCAAGGGGACCCTCTACCTCTATTTCAAGAGCAAGGAGGACCTGTATTTCGCCGTCCTCTTTCGGGGCTTCGACGTGTTGGTGGACCGCCTGCAGAAAATTCTGTCCGACAAGGCCATGCCGCCGGACGAGCAGTTGACCGCCGTGGTCCGCGATTTGGCGGAGCACATATACGGCAAGGCTACCAATGTGGAGCTGCTGGGCGTGGTCATGACCTGCCCGACCACGGATGAATGGTCGCAGAAACGCAGGGAGCTCTGGGCTCTGATTGAGGAGATCATCCGTCGGGGCGTCGCCCAGGGGGTGTTCGAGGATGCGACCCCGGCGCTCACGGCCAAGTATATCCCGGGGCTCATTCGGTCCGTCTGTCTCTTCAAGCCCGAGGGGGTGGACATCAAGACCATTTGCAACCATGCCTGCGATTTTGTCCTGCGCGGGCTCAAGAAAGCGTGA